From the Oryza glaberrima chromosome 5, OglaRS2, whole genome shotgun sequence genome, one window contains:
- the LOC127773282 gene encoding LOW QUALITY PROTEIN: aspartic proteinase-like (The sequence of the model RefSeq protein was modified relative to this genomic sequence to represent the inferred CDS: inserted 2 bases in 2 codons), protein MAKMHLLLVTTCLWALSCALLLHASSDGFLRVNLNKKRLDKEDLTAAKLAQQGNRLLKTGSSDSDPVPLVDYLNTQYYGVIGLGSPPQNFTVIFDTGSSNLWVPSAKCYFSIACYLHSRYNSKKSSSYKADGETCKITYGSGAISGFFSKDNVLVGDLVVKNQKFIEATRETSVTFIIGKFDGILGLGYPEISVGKAPPIWQSMQEQELLADDVFSFWLNRDPDASSGGELVFGGMDPKHYKGDHTYVPVSRKGYWQFNMGDLLIDGHSTGFCAKGCAAIVDSGTSLLAGPTAIVAQVNHAIGAEGIISTECKEVVSEYGEMILNLLIAQTDPQKVCSQVGLCMFDGKRSVSNGIESVVDKENLGSDAMCSVCEMAVVWIENQLRENKTKELILNYANQLCERLPSPNGESTVSCHQISKMPNLAFTIANKTFILTPEQYIVKLEQGGQTVCISGFMAFDIPPPRGPLWILGDVFMGAYHTVFDFGKDRIGFAKSAXKSVCRSLFXITEISLYIS, encoded by the exons ATGGCCAAGATGCACCTCTTGTTGGTGACAACTTGTTTGTGGGCTCTGTCATGTGCCTTGCTGCTTCATGCTTCCTCTGATGGGTTCCTGAGAGTCAACCTCAACAAGAAGAGATTGGACAAGGAAGATCTCACTGCCGCCAAGTTGGCGCAGCAGGGCAACCGTCTTCTGAAGACCGGCAGTTCAGACAGTGATCCTGTCCCTCTGGTGGACTACCTCAACACCCAGTACTATGGGGTGATTGGcctcggctcgccgccgcagaACTTCACGGTGATATTTGACACTGGAAGCTCCAACCTGTGGGTTCCTTCAGCAAAATGCTATTTTTCG ATAGCATGCTACCTCCACAGCAGATACAACTCGAAAAAGTCGAGCTCTTACAAAGCAGATG GAGAAACTTGCAAAATTACATATGGTTCTGGGGCAATTTCTGGATTCTTCAGTAAGGATAATGTGTTGGTTGGAGACCTTGTAGTAAAAAACCAG AAGTTCATCGAGGCAACACGCGAAACAAGTGTTACCTTTATCATCGGAAAGTTTGATGGAATTCTTGGTCTTGGCTACCCTGAAATCTCTGTTGGGAAAGCTCCTCCGATTTG GCAGAGCATGCAGGAGCAGGAACTGCTTGCAGATGATGTCTTCTCGTTTTGGCTGAACCGAGACCCGGATGCATCCTCTGGTGGTGAGCTCGTCTTTGGTGGCATGGATCCGAAGCATTATAAGGGGGATCACACCTATGTCCCTGTTTCCCGCAAAGGCTACTGGCAGTTTAACATGGGGGATCTCCTTATTGATGGCCACTCAACTGGCTTCTGTGCAAAAGGCTGTGCTGCTATTGTGGACTCCGGAACTTCCTTGCTTGCTGGTCCAACA GCTATAGTTGCTCAAGTGAACCATGCTATTGGGGCTGAAGGAATCATCAGCACGGAATGCAAAGAAGTGGTTAGCGAGTATGGAGAGATGATCCTCAACTTGCTCATAGCACAG ACAGATCCGCAGAAGGTATGCAGCCAGGTTGGTCTGTGTATGTTTGACGGTAAACGCTCAGTAAG CAATGGGATTGAATCTGTTGTCGACAAAGAAAACCTGGGTTCTGATGCTATGTGTTCAGTTTGTGAGATGGCTGTTGTGTGGATAGAGAACCAGCTACGCGAAAATAAAACGAAGGAGCTGATATTGAATTATGCTAATCAG TTATGTGAGCGTCTACCAAGCCCCAATGGAGAATCAACTGTCAGCTGCCATCAAATCTCGAAGATGCCTAATCTTGCATTCACCATTGCAAACAAGACATTTATTCTTACACCAGAGCAG TACATCGTGAAACTGGAGCAAGGAGGGCAAACCGTCTGCATCAGCGGGTTCATGGCGTTCGACATACCTCCACCACGCGGTCCTCTTTG GATTCTTGGAGATGTCTTCATGGGTGCTTATCATACGGTTTTCGACTTCGGCAAAGACAGGATCGGGTTCGCTAAATCTG TGAAGAGTGTATGTAGATCACTCT AGATCACGGAGATTAGCCTGTATATTTCATAA